Proteins co-encoded in one Arachis hypogaea cultivar Tifrunner chromosome 13, arahy.Tifrunner.gnm2.J5K5, whole genome shotgun sequence genomic window:
- the LOC140177429 gene encoding uncharacterized protein — protein MTTNQSNPAVPMDAQSIANFLSQISAIQAHVARTTVNPMQDPTSPYFIHPSESPGNPLIPIKLNASNYSSWSRGMLLALKSKNKLKFINGSIVKPNELDPLFEVWEKCNTYLVSWITMSLSLEISGSVIWNNNASDLWKELKRRYYQGDKFRVAELQEELFQLRQRDATITAYYTKLQSIWEYLNNFRPIPECTHCEQSCTCGLNVMREFRREDYTTRFLRDLND, from the coding sequence ATGACAACTAATCAATCGAATCCAGCCGTTCCTATGGACGCACAATCAATTGCAAATTTTTTGAGTCAGATCTCTGCAATTCAAGCTCATGTAGCAAGAACTACTGTAAATCCGATGCAAGATCCAACGAGCCCCTATTTCATCCATCCAAGTGAAAGTCCAGGTAATCCTCTCATACCTATTAAATTGAATGCAAGCAATTATAGTTCGTGGAGCCGAGGCATGCTTCTAGCTCTGAAATCAAAGAACAAGTTGAAATTTATCAATGGATCCATTGTGAAACCGAACGAACTCGATCCACTATTTGAAGTCTGGGAGAAGTGCAACACCTATCTGGTGTCATGGATAACTATGTCCCTCAGTCTAGAAATCTCAGGAAGTGTAATTTGGAACAACAACGCCTCAGACTTGTGGAAAGAATTGAAACGGAGGTACTATCAGGGTGACAAGTTCAGAGTTGCTGAGTTACAAGAAGAGCTCTTCCAACTCAGGCAAAGAGATGCCACTATAACTGCTTACTACACGAAGCTACAATCAATTTGGGAATACTTGAACAATTTCAGGCCAATTCCAGAGTGCACTCATTGTGAACAATCATGCACATGTGGACTGAATGTGATGCGAGAATTCAGAAGAGAGGATTATACAACAAGATTTTTGAGAGATCTCAATGACTAG